Proteins from one Juglans microcarpa x Juglans regia isolate MS1-56 chromosome 1S, Jm3101_v1.0, whole genome shotgun sequence genomic window:
- the LOC121245961 gene encoding huntingtin-interacting protein K-like, producing the protein MEGVDDGGIETVLDSKDMQQQSKAFDKLTDRVEDRQLDSTRVQEAMASIAASAEADWKATRLREKELASVKISAADVDIIANELELDPKVAERTLREHKGDAVAAIRHLLR; encoded by the exons ATGGAGGGCGTAGACGACGGAGGGATAGAGACGGTGTTGGACTCCAAGGACATGCAGCAACAGAGCAAAGCCTTCGACAAGCTCACCGACCGCGTCGAAGATCGCCAGCTCGACTCCACTCGCGTCCAAGAG GCAATGGCATCGATTGCGGCATCAGCTGAAGCGGATTGGAAAGCTACGAGATTGAG AGAGAAAGAACTGGCTTCTGTTAAGATTAGCGCAGCCGATGTTGACATAATTGCAAATGAACTAGAG TTGGACCCAAAGGTGGCTGAGAGAACCTTACGTGAGCACAAAGGTGATGCTGTTGCTGCCATTCGGCATTTGCTACGGTAG